In one Komagataeibacter sp. FNDCR2 genomic region, the following are encoded:
- the edd gene encoding phosphogluconate dehydratase: MSLHPVLTAVTERVIARSAGTRRAYLDLIARERENGISRPRLACGNLAHAIAAAGDDKSGLRAAQGMNVGIITSYNDMLSAHQPYGRYPEQIKLFAREVGGTAQVAGGTPAMCDGVTQGLPGMEISLFSRDVIALSTAVGLSHGMYEGVAMLGICDKIVPGLLIGALRFGHLPAILIPSGPMPSGLPNSEKQRIRQLYAEGKVGKDRLMDAESGSYHAAGTCTFYGTANTNQMLMEVMGLHLPGSSFVPPNTRLRQELTRAAIHRLSEIGARGNDYRPLGLCVDERAIVNAAVGLLATGGSTNLAIHLPAIARAAGIVIDWSDLDRLSSIVPQLTRVYPNGSEDVNAFHAVGGMPSLIGSLLDAGLLHPDILSVANGGFAAYRTTPRMRDDTLVWEEAGPSTDESILRAPANPFRADGGMRLMEGNLGRGIYKTSSVAPERWTIEAPAAVFDHQEDVLRAFRDGKLDRDVVVVVRFQGPAANGMPELHKLTPTLAVLQDRGHKVALVTDGRMSGASGKVPAAIHIGPEAYVGGPLSLLRDGDMVRVCARTGRIEMLVPEAQWSDRTPARPPAPQSGTGRELFALMRGNVDSPERGASAILASMDRMAAQENA, from the coding sequence ATGAGCCTGCACCCTGTCCTGACCGCCGTGACCGAACGGGTCATCGCCCGTTCGGCTGGCACCCGCCGCGCCTATCTGGATCTGATCGCGCGTGAGCGTGAGAACGGCATAAGCCGCCCCCGCCTGGCCTGTGGCAACCTGGCCCATGCCATTGCCGCGGCGGGAGATGACAAATCGGGCCTGCGCGCGGCGCAGGGCATGAATGTGGGCATCATCACGTCGTATAACGACATGCTTTCCGCCCATCAGCCCTATGGCCGCTACCCCGAACAGATCAAGCTGTTCGCGCGTGAGGTGGGGGGCACCGCGCAGGTGGCCGGTGGCACGCCCGCCATGTGCGATGGCGTGACGCAGGGCCTGCCGGGCATGGAAATCTCGCTGTTCAGCCGCGATGTCATCGCCCTTTCGACGGCGGTGGGGCTGAGCCATGGCATGTATGAAGGGGTCGCGATGCTGGGCATCTGCGACAAGATCGTTCCCGGCCTGCTGATCGGCGCGCTGCGCTTTGGCCACCTGCCCGCCATCCTGATCCCCTCCGGCCCCATGCCATCGGGCCTGCCCAACAGCGAGAAGCAGCGCATTCGCCAGCTTTATGCCGAAGGCAAGGTGGGCAAGGACCGCCTGATGGATGCGGAATCGGGATCCTATCACGCCGCCGGCACCTGCACCTTCTACGGCACGGCCAACACCAACCAGATGCTCATGGAGGTCATGGGGCTGCACCTGCCCGGTTCGTCCTTCGTGCCGCCCAACACCAGGCTGCGGCAGGAACTGACCCGCGCCGCCATCCACCGCCTGAGCGAGATCGGCGCGCGTGGCAATGATTACCGCCCGCTGGGCCTGTGCGTGGATGAACGCGCCATTGTCAACGCGGCTGTCGGGCTGCTGGCCACGGGCGGGTCCACCAACCTCGCCATCCACCTGCCCGCCATCGCGCGGGCGGCGGGAATCGTGATCGACTGGAGCGATCTGGACCGGCTTTCCTCCATCGTGCCGCAGCTTACCCGCGTCTATCCCAACGGGTCGGAAGATGTGAACGCCTTCCACGCGGTGGGCGGCATGCCCAGCCTGATCGGCTCCCTGCTGGATGCGGGCCTGCTGCATCCCGATATCCTGAGCGTGGCGAACGGGGGCTTTGCCGCCTACCGCACCACGCCGCGCATGCGCGATGACACGCTGGTATGGGAAGAGGCCGGTCCCTCGACCGATGAGAGCATCCTGCGCGCGCCCGCCAACCCCTTCCGCGCCGATGGCGGCATGCGGCTGATGGAGGGCAACCTGGGGCGTGGCATTTACAAGACCAGCTCCGTCGCCCCCGAACGCTGGACGATCGAGGCCCCGGCGGCGGTTTTCGACCATCAGGAAGACGTGCTGCGCGCCTTCCGTGACGGGAAACTGGACCGTGATGTGGTCGTCGTGGTGCGCTTCCAGGGGCCGGCGGCCAACGGCATGCCCGAACTGCACAAGCTGACCCCCACGCTTGCCGTATTGCAGGACCGGGGGCACAAGGTCGCCCTTGTGACCGATGGCCGCATGTCGGGCGCCAGCGGCAAGGTGCCCGCCGCCATCCATATCGGGCCGGAAGCCTATGTCGGCGGCCCGCTGTCGCTGCTGCGCGATGGGGACATGGTGCGCGTCTGCGCCCGCACGGGCCGCATTGAAATGCTGGTGCCCGAAGCGCAATGGAGCGACCGCACGCCCGCACGCCCCCCCGCGCCGCAGTCCGGCACCGGGCGGGAACTGTTCGCGCTCATGCGCGGGAACGTGGACAGCCCCGAACGCGGGGCGTCCGCCATCCTTGCCTCCATGGACCGCATGGCCGCACAAGAGAACGCGTAA
- a CDS encoding peptidylprolyl isomerase produces MSATENKSDLINVELKTGPVVIRLRPDIAPLAAERIRTLAAEGFYDNTPFHRVIHGFMAQGGDPTGTGTSGSKLPDLKAEFTREAKFERGTVGMARTMNPDSANSQFFIMFEPSPHLDGQYTIVGQVIEGMDHIDQIKRGAGQSGMVQDPDRIIRMRPADAEG; encoded by the coding sequence ATGTCTGCTACAGAAAACAAGTCCGACCTGATCAACGTCGAACTCAAGACAGGGCCGGTGGTGATCCGCCTGCGCCCCGATATCGCCCCGCTTGCGGCCGAGCGTATCCGCACGCTGGCGGCGGAAGGTTTTTACGACAACACCCCCTTCCACCGCGTGATCCATGGCTTCATGGCGCAGGGCGGCGACCCGACGGGCACCGGCACGTCGGGCAGCAAGCTGCCGGACCTGAAGGCCGAGTTCACGCGGGAGGCGAAGTTCGAGCGCGGCACGGTGGGCATGGCCCGCACCATGAACCCGGACAGCGCCAACAGCCAGTTCTTCATCATGTTTGAGCCTTCCCCGCATCTCGATGGCCAGTACACCATCGTGGGGCAGGTGATCGAAGGCATGGACCATATCGACCAGATCAAGCGCGGCGCGGGCCAGAGCGGCATGGTGCAGGATCCTGACCGCATCATCCGCATGCGTCCCGCCGACGCCGAAGGCTGA
- the coaD gene encoding pantetheine-phosphate adenylyltransferase, whose protein sequence is MTEAPASRTGFYPGTFDPVTSGHMDIIERAAGLMDRLVVGVAENRDKHPLLPLEERLLCLRTDIAPLNAGRATPITVVGFTGLVVHAARTHGAHAIIRGLRAVADFEYENQMFGMNQHLAPDIDTVFLMAREGHQYISSRLVKEIARLDGDISAFVPPFTRRHILTRLRG, encoded by the coding sequence ATGACTGAGGCCCCGGCTTCGCGTACCGGCTTCTATCCCGGCACGTTCGATCCCGTCACCAGCGGGCATATGGATATTATCGAACGTGCGGCGGGACTGATGGACCGGCTGGTGGTCGGCGTGGCGGAAAACCGCGACAAGCACCCCCTCCTCCCGCTGGAGGAGCGGCTTTTGTGCCTGCGCACCGATATCGCCCCCCTCAATGCCGGGCGCGCCACGCCCATTACCGTGGTGGGTTTTACCGGGCTGGTGGTGCATGCGGCGCGTACGCATGGGGCGCATGCAATCATTCGCGGGCTGCGGGCGGTTGCGGATTTCGAATACGAGAACCAGATGTTTGGTATGAACCAGCATCTCGCGCCCGACATTGACACGGTGTTCCTTATGGCGCGGGAGGGGCACCAGTACATCTCCTCCCGGCTGGTGAAGGAAATAGCCCGGCTGGATGGGGACATTTCCGCCTTCGTCCCACCCTTTACGCGCAGGCACATCCTCACCCGCCTGCGCGGCTGA
- the gyrA gene encoding DNA gyrase subunit A, whose product MTEIPDDPLPPSAMLPVTIEEEMRSSYLAYAMSVIVSRALPDVRDGLKPVHRRILYSMRESGFTHDKPYRKSARAVGDVMGKYHPHGDSSIYDAMVRMAQSWSMRVKLIDGQGNFGSVDGDSPAAMRYTEARLAKAASFLLDDIDRDTVDFQPNYDESEQEPQILPAAFPNLLVNGASGIAVGMATNIPPHNPGEIIDATLALIARPDMTLDDLLDYVPGPDFPTGGTILGRAGIRSAFETGRGSVIIRAKAEIEEIRKDRKAIIVTEIPYQVNKATLQERIADLVRTKQVEGISDIRDESDRSGMRIVIEIKREATPEVVLNQLYRFTQLQTSFGVNMLALDGGQPRLMGLKDVLEAFIRFREEVILRRARFDLNKARDRAHLLVGLVIAVANIDAVIALIRAAPDTAAARAALMARAWDAADVAPLLELIHDEGNVIVDGTVHLTEAQARGILELRLQRLTGLERDKIQQELSEVAVRINDLLDIIASRPRRMEVMCTELATIRAELATPRATDIADYAGDQTDESLIEPGQMVVTITREGFIKRTPLDIFRAQNRGGRGRTAAGRRGDDIIVRSFNAHTHQWVLFFSSGGKAYREKVWRLPEASPTAKGRALVNLLPDLGSDTITAVLPLPQDEELWENLHLVFATASGSVRRNRLSDFRNIRSSGLIAMKLDDNDRLIGVATCREGQDVFLGTRNARCIRFQITDDTLRVFAGRGSSGVRGIKLAEGDSVNSLCVLNHVEASVEERAAYLRMANARRRAEAAAGEEDAEEVMAHDDSETAEDLPLSPERFTELEAAEEVLLIVSNAGFGRRSSAYDYRVSGRGGQGINNMTFSANKRGNAVVATLPVLDGTDVMLVTDAGRLIRLPIDQVRVMSRQASGVTLFRLNDTEEVTSVFPVMDDGDEEGEDDAPTDGDSTPPVADARQDD is encoded by the coding sequence TTGACCGAGATACCCGACGATCCCCTGCCCCCGTCCGCCATGCTGCCGGTCACGATCGAGGAGGAAATGCGTTCCTCCTATCTGGCCTATGCGATGTCCGTCATCGTCAGCCGCGCCCTGCCGGACGTGCGTGACGGGCTGAAGCCGGTCCATCGCCGCATCCTGTATTCCATGCGCGAAAGCGGGTTCACCCACGACAAGCCCTATCGCAAGTCGGCCCGCGCGGTCGGTGACGTGATGGGTAAGTACCACCCGCATGGCGACTCCTCCATCTACGACGCCATGGTGCGTATGGCGCAGTCATGGTCGATGCGGGTGAAACTGATCGACGGGCAGGGCAATTTCGGCTCGGTGGATGGCGATTCCCCCGCCGCCATGCGTTATACCGAAGCCCGCCTGGCCAAGGCCGCGTCCTTCCTGCTGGACGACATCGACCGCGATACGGTCGATTTCCAGCCCAACTACGATGAAAGCGAGCAGGAACCCCAGATCCTGCCCGCCGCCTTCCCCAACCTGCTGGTCAACGGCGCCTCGGGCATCGCCGTCGGCATGGCCACCAACATCCCGCCGCACAACCCCGGTGAGATCATCGACGCCACGCTGGCGCTGATCGCGCGCCCGGACATGACGCTGGACGACCTGCTGGACTACGTGCCCGGCCCGGACTTTCCCACCGGCGGCACCATCCTTGGCCGCGCGGGCATCCGCAGCGCGTTCGAGACGGGGCGCGGCTCGGTCATCATCCGCGCCAAGGCCGAGATCGAGGAGATCCGCAAGGACCGCAAGGCCATCATCGTCACCGAAATCCCGTACCAGGTGAACAAGGCCACGCTGCAGGAGCGCATCGCGGATCTGGTGCGCACCAAGCAGGTCGAAGGCATTTCCGACATCCGTGACGAGAGCGACCGTTCGGGCATGCGCATCGTCATCGAGATCAAGCGCGAGGCCACGCCGGAAGTGGTGCTGAACCAGCTCTACCGCTTCACGCAGCTCCAGACCTCGTTCGGCGTGAACATGCTGGCGCTCGATGGTGGCCAGCCGCGCCTCATGGGGCTGAAGGACGTGCTGGAGGCGTTCATCCGCTTCCGTGAGGAAGTCATCCTGCGCCGCGCGCGCTTTGACCTGAACAAGGCGCGTGACCGGGCGCACCTGCTGGTGGGCCTGGTCATCGCGGTGGCCAATATCGACGCGGTGATCGCCCTGATCCGCGCGGCCCCGGACACGGCCGCCGCGCGCGCTGCACTCATGGCGCGGGCATGGGACGCAGCCGACGTGGCCCCGCTGCTGGAACTGATCCATGACGAAGGCAACGTCATCGTCGATGGCACGGTCCACCTGACGGAGGCACAGGCGCGCGGCATCCTTGAGCTGCGCCTGCAACGCCTGACCGGGCTGGAGCGCGACAAGATCCAGCAGGAACTCTCCGAAGTCGCGGTCCGCATCAACGACCTGCTGGACATCATCGCCAGCCGCCCGCGCCGCATGGAGGTCATGTGCACGGAACTGGCCACCATCCGCGCCGAACTGGCCACCCCGCGCGCGACCGACATCGCGGATTACGCGGGCGACCAGACCGATGAAAGCCTGATCGAGCCGGGGCAGATGGTTGTCACCATCACGCGTGAAGGCTTCATCAAGCGTACGCCGCTGGACATCTTCCGCGCGCAGAACCGGGGCGGGCGTGGCCGCACGGCGGCGGGCCGCCGGGGCGACGACATCATCGTGCGTTCCTTCAACGCGCATACGCACCAGTGGGTGCTGTTCTTCTCCTCGGGCGGGAAGGCGTATCGGGAAAAGGTGTGGCGCCTGCCCGAGGCCAGCCCCACCGCCAAGGGCCGCGCGCTGGTCAACCTGCTGCCCGACCTGGGCAGCGACACGATCACCGCCGTACTGCCCCTGCCGCAGGATGAAGAGCTGTGGGAGAACCTGCACCTTGTCTTCGCCACGGCATCGGGCAGCGTGCGCCGCAACCGGCTGAGCGATTTCCGCAACATCCGCTCATCGGGCCTGATCGCGATGAAGCTTGATGACAATGACCGGCTGATCGGCGTCGCCACCTGCCGCGAGGGGCAGGACGTGTTCCTAGGCACGCGCAACGCGCGCTGCATCCGCTTCCAGATCACGGACGATACGCTGCGTGTCTTTGCCGGGCGCGGCAGTTCGGGCGTGCGCGGCATCAAGCTGGCGGAAGGCGACAGCGTGAACAGCCTGTGCGTGCTGAACCACGTCGAGGCATCGGTGGAGGAACGCGCCGCCTACCTGCGCATGGCCAACGCCCGCCGCCGCGCCGAAGCCGCCGCCGGTGAGGAGGACGCCGAGGAGGTCATGGCGCATGACGACAGCGAAACCGCCGAAGACCTGCCCCTGTCCCCCGAACGCTTCACTGAACTGGAAGCGGCGGAGGAAGTGCTGCTCATCGTCAGCAACGCGGGCTTTGGCCGCCGGTCCTCCGCCTATGACTACCGGGTGAGCGGACGCGGCGGGCAGGGCATCAACAACATGACCTTCTCCGCCAACAAGCGCGGCAACGCCGTGGTGGCGACGCTGCCGGTACTGGACGGCACGGATGTCATGCTGGTGACGGATGCGGGCCGCCTGATCCGCCTGCCCATAGACCAGGTGCGCGTCATGTCGCGCCAGGCCAGCGGCGTGACCCTGTTCCGCCTGAACGATACCGAGGAAGTCACCAGCGTCTTCCCCGTCATGGATGACGGTGATGAGGAAGGGGAGGATGACGCCCCGACCGACGGTGACAGCACCCCACCCGTGGCCGATGCGCGACAGGATGACTGA